A part of Streptomyces sp. NBC_00557 genomic DNA contains:
- a CDS encoding DUF3759 domain-containing protein, translating to MSQGITQYKDAHTVIYGSSSLDQLVTEEQAGHAAAWEATRKLKESGQPIDDAMLPRTLETLARRQADRIVVDFGLDHLDEEEVRRHAAAAAVRIAPEFVSV from the coding sequence GTGTCCCAGGGCATCACGCAGTACAAGGACGCGCACACCGTCATCTACGGCAGCAGCAGCCTGGACCAGCTCGTCACCGAGGAGCAGGCAGGCCACGCGGCCGCCTGGGAGGCGACCCGCAAGCTGAAGGAGTCCGGGCAGCCGATCGACGATGCGATGCTGCCGCGCACGCTTGAAACACTGGCGCGCCGGCAGGCCGACCGGATCGTGGTCGACTTCGGCTTGGACCACCTGGACGAGGAGGAGGTCAGGCGCCACGCGGCGGCCGCAGCGGTGCGTATCGCTCCCGAGTTCGTCAGCGTCTGA
- a CDS encoding metallophosphoesterase, which translates to MSATSDIRSAEGEARAPRQSRLHRLMRYVPLIAPVLLWAVPCWVLLYSGQHWPLPVTLSGTVLFALGLVGMPLAMVRGHGRRQQDGAAIVGDTLLGTSWVLFTWSVLFGVLLRLALTVAGVGGSQDRARIVTWAVLGTTAVLLVWGYTEARRVPRVRRLDVRLPRLGAGLDGLRVALITDTHYGPLDRARWSARVCETVNALEADLVCHTGDIADGTAERRRAQATPLGTVRATHARVYVTGNHEYYSEAQGWVDLMDELGWEPLRNRHLLLERGGDTLVVAGVDDVTAESSGLAGHRAHLAGALNGVDPDLPVLLLAHQPTFVDRAAAAGIDLQLSGHTHGGQIWPFHHLVRLDQPALAGLSRHGTRTLLYTSRGTGFWGPPFRVFAPSEITLLVLRSPHLPTAP; encoded by the coding sequence GTGAGCGCCACCAGTGACATCCGATCCGCCGAGGGTGAAGCGCGAGCGCCGCGGCAGAGCCGACTGCACCGCCTGATGCGCTACGTCCCTCTGATCGCCCCCGTACTTCTGTGGGCCGTGCCCTGCTGGGTGCTCCTGTACAGCGGCCAGCACTGGCCGCTGCCGGTCACGCTGTCCGGCACCGTCCTGTTCGCTCTCGGCCTCGTCGGTATGCCGCTCGCGATGGTGCGCGGCCATGGGCGGCGCCAGCAGGACGGGGCGGCGATCGTCGGTGACACCCTGCTGGGCACCAGCTGGGTCCTGTTCACCTGGTCCGTTCTGTTCGGCGTCCTGCTGCGGCTCGCCCTGACCGTGGCCGGTGTCGGTGGGAGTCAGGACCGGGCCCGGATCGTCACGTGGGCCGTGCTCGGCACAACCGCCGTACTGCTCGTCTGGGGGTACACCGAAGCCCGCCGCGTGCCACGCGTGCGCCGACTCGACGTGCGGCTCCCTCGCCTGGGTGCTGGGCTGGACGGCCTCCGCGTCGCCCTCATCACCGACACCCACTACGGCCCCCTCGATCGCGCCCGCTGGTCGGCGCGGGTGTGCGAGACGGTGAACGCGCTGGAAGCAGACCTGGTCTGCCACACCGGCGACATCGCGGACGGCACGGCCGAACGCCGCCGCGCCCAGGCCACCCCGCTCGGCACCGTGCGGGCCACCCATGCCCGGGTGTACGTCACCGGCAACCACGAGTACTACAGCGAGGCCCAGGGCTGGGTCGACCTGATGGACGAGCTGGGCTGGGAGCCGCTGCGCAACCGCCATCTGCTGCTCGAACGCGGAGGCGACACCCTCGTGGTCGCCGGCGTGGACGACGTCACGGCCGAGTCCTCCGGCCTGGCAGGCCACCGCGCCCACCTCGCCGGAGCCCTGAACGGCGTCGACCCGGACCTGCCCGTCCTGCTCCTGGCCCACCAGCCCACGTTCGTCGACCGGGCGGCAGCCGCCGGCATCGACCTGCAGCTCTCCGGTCACACCCATGGCGGCCAGATCTGGCCCTTCCACCACCTGGTCCGCCTCGACCAGCCCGCCCTGGCCGGCCTCAGCCGCCACGGCACCCGCACCCTCCTCTACACCAGCCGCGGCACCGGCTTCTGGGGCCCGCCGTTCCGCGTCTTCGCCCCCAGCGAGATCACCCTGCTCGTGCTCCGTTCCCCGCACCTGCCCACCGCGCCGTAG
- a CDS encoding HAMP domain-containing protein has protein sequence MAGKATGTTDAVPGDEELSRLLAGLTAVRDGDFGTRLPDDAPGLLGDIATVFNGMVDQLSVFTSEVTRVAREVGTEGTLGGQAQVPGVSGTWADLTDSVNAMAGNLTTQVRDIAQVATAVAKGDLSQKIDVPARGEILQLKETVNTMVDQLSAFADEVTRVAREVGTEGRLGGQAQVPGVAGVWRDLTDSVNFMAGNLTAQVRNVAQVTTAVAQGDLSQKITVDARGEILELKNTINTMVDQLSAFADEVTRVAREVGTEGRLGGQADVKGVKGTWRDLTDSVNFMAGNLTAQVRNVAQVATAVAQGDLSQKITVDARGEILELKNTINTMVDQLSAFADEVTRVAREVGTEGRLGGQAQVRGVAGTWKGLTDNVNVMASNLTGQVRSIAQVATAVAKGDLSQKITIEAKGEVAALADVINTMVDTLSAFADEVTRVAREVGTEGRLGGQAHVPGVAGTWKDLTDNVNSMANNLTGQVRNIALVTTAVAKGDLSKKIDVDARGEILELKTTINTMVDQLSAFADEVTRVAREVGTEGRLGGQAEVEGVSGTWKRLTENVNELAGNLTRQVRAIADVASAVAEGDLTRSITVEASGEVADLKDNINSMVESLRETTRANQEQDWLKTNLARISGLMQGHRDLRVVAELIMDELVPQVSAQYGAFYLAEEGASGPELRLVGSYGRPQEDERPERIAFGRSLVGQAARSRRTIALDELPPGYITISSGLGQIEPTALLLLPIVFEEQVLGVIELASVTRFTAVQRDFLQQLVDTIGINVNTIVANARTDELLEESQRLTSELQARSAELQARQEELQRSNAELEEKASLLAEQNRDIEAKNLQIEQARQELEARAQQLALASKYKSEFLANMSHELRTPLNSLLILAQLLAQNPSRNLTPKQVEYAGIIHSAGSDLLQLINDILDLSKVEAGKMDVTPERVSLRQLIEYVEATFRPMTSQKSLEFTVTTSPGAPADLLTDDSRLRQILRNLLSNAVKFTEQGGVELRVEPAADDEVPAEVVRGGAVVAFRVRDTGIGIPEQQLETIFGAFQQADGTTSRKYGGTGLGLSITREIAHLLGGAVTVASAPGKGSTFTLFLPVARPDFDGHLPGTGAPSEREGTDDTTPHELPAAASRVSLKGQRARRLLVVEERPRGLLTLVAESVVRDLEHGDADGTPVDIITAVGAEEAAGALAADPCHCVVVELGSADGESARFLEALRGDSALAGVPVLVHSSHRTGHPEAEPGGSLEYLSSLDELRERIALHLSAEEPGEVLALVRGEELHHAPAGPVDEHTRGRTVLVVDDDARNLFALSGILELHGFRVLHADNGRKGIETLMSNPDVELVLMDVMMPEMDGYAATAEIRSMPQYADLPVIAVTAKAMPGDREKSLASGASDYVTKPVDTHDLIACVRRWLPA, from the coding sequence ATGGCCGGCAAGGCGACCGGGACGACCGACGCGGTCCCGGGTGACGAGGAACTGAGCAGACTGCTCGCGGGGCTGACCGCGGTGCGCGACGGAGACTTCGGCACCCGGTTGCCGGACGATGCTCCTGGGCTCCTGGGCGACATCGCCACCGTCTTCAACGGCATGGTCGACCAGTTGTCCGTGTTCACCTCCGAAGTGACCCGGGTGGCCCGCGAGGTGGGCACCGAGGGCACCCTCGGCGGCCAAGCGCAGGTGCCGGGGGTCTCCGGCACCTGGGCCGATCTGACCGACTCCGTCAATGCGATGGCGGGCAACCTCACCACCCAGGTGCGTGACATCGCCCAGGTGGCCACCGCGGTGGCCAAGGGAGATCTCTCGCAGAAGATCGACGTTCCCGCGCGCGGCGAGATCCTTCAGCTCAAAGAGACCGTCAACACGATGGTCGACCAGCTGTCCGCCTTCGCCGACGAGGTCACCCGCGTGGCCCGCGAGGTCGGCACCGAAGGACGGCTGGGCGGCCAGGCCCAGGTGCCGGGTGTGGCCGGCGTCTGGCGGGACCTGACGGATTCGGTCAATTTCATGGCCGGCAACCTCACCGCCCAGGTACGCAACGTCGCCCAGGTGACGACGGCGGTGGCCCAGGGCGACCTCTCACAGAAGATCACCGTCGACGCCCGCGGCGAGATCCTCGAACTGAAGAACACCATCAACACGATGGTGGACCAGCTCTCCGCCTTCGCCGACGAGGTCACCCGCGTGGCCCGCGAGGTCGGCACCGAAGGCCGCCTCGGCGGACAGGCGGACGTCAAGGGCGTCAAGGGCACCTGGCGGGACCTGACGGATTCGGTCAATTTCATGGCCGGCAACCTCACCGCCCAGGTACGCAACGTCGCCCAGGTGGCCACGGCGGTGGCCCAGGGCGACCTCTCACAGAAGATCACCGTCGACGCCCGCGGCGAGATCCTCGAACTGAAGAACACCATCAACACGATGGTGGACCAGCTCTCCGCCTTCGCCGACGAGGTCACCCGCGTGGCCCGCGAGGTCGGCACCGAAGGCCGCCTCGGCGGACAGGCGCAGGTCCGCGGGGTCGCCGGCACCTGGAAGGGCCTCACCGACAACGTCAACGTGATGGCTTCCAACCTCACCGGTCAGGTGCGTTCCATCGCCCAGGTCGCGACGGCGGTCGCCAAGGGCGATCTGTCGCAGAAGATCACCATCGAGGCCAAGGGCGAGGTCGCCGCGCTCGCCGACGTCATCAACACCATGGTCGACACCCTGTCCGCGTTCGCGGACGAGGTGACGCGCGTGGCCCGCGAGGTCGGCACCGAGGGACGGCTCGGCGGACAGGCACATGTGCCGGGCGTGGCCGGCACCTGGAAGGACCTCACCGACAACGTCAACTCCATGGCCAACAACCTCACCGGCCAGGTACGCAACATCGCGCTGGTGACCACCGCCGTGGCCAAGGGCGATCTGTCGAAGAAGATCGACGTCGACGCCCGGGGCGAGATCCTCGAACTGAAGACGACCATCAACACGATGGTGGACCAGCTGTCGGCGTTCGCCGACGAGGTGACGCGCGTGGCCCGCGAGGTCGGCACCGAGGGACGGCTCGGCGGACAGGCCGAGGTCGAGGGCGTGTCCGGCACCTGGAAGCGGTTGACGGAGAACGTCAACGAACTCGCCGGGAACCTCACCCGGCAGGTCCGGGCCATCGCGGACGTGGCCAGCGCCGTCGCCGAGGGCGACCTGACGCGGTCCATCACCGTGGAAGCCTCCGGTGAGGTGGCCGACCTCAAGGACAACATCAACTCCATGGTGGAGTCGCTGCGCGAGACGACGCGGGCCAATCAGGAACAGGACTGGCTCAAGACCAACCTCGCCCGGATCTCCGGCCTCATGCAGGGCCACCGCGACCTACGCGTGGTAGCCGAGCTGATCATGGACGAGCTGGTGCCCCAGGTGTCCGCCCAGTACGGCGCCTTCTACCTCGCGGAGGAGGGCGCCTCGGGACCCGAGCTGCGGCTCGTCGGCTCCTACGGCCGCCCCCAGGAGGACGAACGGCCGGAGCGGATCGCCTTCGGCCGCTCCCTGGTCGGCCAGGCCGCACGGAGCCGCCGTACGATCGCCCTGGACGAGCTGCCGCCCGGGTACATCACCATCTCCTCGGGGCTCGGGCAGATCGAGCCCACCGCGCTGTTGCTGCTGCCCATCGTTTTCGAGGAGCAGGTGCTGGGCGTCATCGAACTGGCCTCCGTCACCCGGTTCACCGCAGTCCAGCGCGACTTCCTCCAGCAGCTCGTGGACACCATCGGCATCAACGTCAACACGATCGTCGCCAACGCGCGTACCGACGAACTCCTGGAGGAGTCCCAGCGTCTGACCAGTGAACTGCAGGCGCGCTCGGCCGAGTTGCAGGCCAGGCAGGAGGAGCTGCAGCGGTCCAACGCGGAACTGGAGGAGAAGGCCTCGCTGCTGGCCGAGCAGAACCGCGACATCGAGGCGAAGAACCTGCAGATCGAGCAGGCCCGGCAGGAACTGGAGGCGCGGGCCCAGCAGTTGGCGCTCGCCTCGAAGTACAAGTCCGAGTTCCTCGCCAACATGAGCCACGAGCTTCGCACTCCGCTCAACAGCCTGCTCATCCTTGCCCAGTTGCTCGCCCAGAACCCCTCCCGGAACCTCACCCCCAAGCAGGTCGAGTACGCGGGCATCATCCACTCGGCGGGCTCGGACCTGCTCCAGCTGATCAACGACATCCTCGACCTGTCCAAGGTCGAGGCGGGCAAGATGGACGTGACGCCGGAGCGGGTCTCGCTGCGCCAGCTCATCGAGTACGTCGAGGCCACCTTCCGGCCCATGACCTCGCAGAAGAGCCTGGAATTCACCGTCACCACGTCGCCCGGCGCGCCCGCCGACCTGCTCACCGACGACTCCCGGCTCCGGCAGATCCTGCGCAACCTGCTGTCCAACGCGGTGAAGTTCACCGAACAGGGCGGAGTGGAACTGCGTGTCGAACCCGCCGCCGACGACGAGGTGCCCGCGGAGGTGGTACGCGGCGGTGCGGTGGTGGCGTTCCGGGTGAGGGACACCGGTATCGGCATCCCGGAACAGCAACTGGAGACCATCTTCGGTGCGTTCCAGCAGGCGGACGGCACCACCAGCCGCAAGTACGGCGGCACGGGACTCGGCCTGTCCATCACCCGGGAGATCGCCCATCTCCTCGGCGGCGCCGTCACCGTCGCCAGCGCACCGGGCAAGGGCAGCACGTTCACGCTGTTCCTTCCCGTCGCCCGGCCCGACTTCGACGGCCATCTGCCCGGGACCGGGGCGCCGTCCGAACGGGAAGGCACGGACGACACGACCCCGCACGAGCTCCCGGCGGCCGCGTCCCGCGTCTCCCTGAAGGGGCAGCGTGCGCGCAGGCTGCTCGTCGTGGAGGAACGGCCGCGCGGCCTGCTCACCCTCGTCGCGGAGAGCGTCGTACGCGATCTGGAACACGGCGACGCCGACGGTACGCCCGTCGACATCATCACCGCGGTCGGCGCCGAGGAAGCGGCCGGCGCCCTTGCCGCCGACCCCTGCCACTGCGTCGTCGTCGAACTGGGCAGCGCAGACGGAGAGTCGGCCCGCTTCCTGGAGGCACTGCGAGGTGACTCCGCCCTTGCGGGCGTCCCCGTGCTGGTGCACAGCTCCCATCGCACCGGGCATCCGGAGGCGGAGCCGGGCGGCTCGCTGGAGTACCTGTCCAGCCTGGACGAGCTGCGGGAGCGGATCGCTCTGCACCTGTCCGCCGAGGAACCGGGCGAGGTGCTCGCGCTCGTCCGCGGCGAGGAGCTCCACCACGCGCCGGCCGGCCCGGTCGACGAACACACCCGCGGCCGTACCGTCCTGGTCGTCGACGACGACGCGCGCAACCTGTTCGCACTCAGCGGCATCCTCGAACTGCACGGCTTCCGGGTCTTGCACGCGGACAACGGCCGCAAGGGCATCGAGACGCTGATGAGCAATCCGGACGTCGAACTGGTCCTGATGGACGTGATGATGCCCGAGATGGACGGTTACGCGGCCACCGCCGAGATCCGCAGCATGCCGCAGTACGCCGACCTGCCGGTGATCGCGGTGACGGCCAAGGCGATGCCGGGCGACCGGGAGAAGAGCCTCGCGTCCGGCGCCAGCGACTATGTGACGAAACCGGTGGACACCCATGACCTCATCGCCTGCGTCCGGCGCTGGCTGCCGGCATGA
- a CDS encoding MSMEG_6728 family protein encodes MQTFLPDADFRCSALLLDRRRLGKQRVEALQVLRGLTVPGYGWRRHPAVRMWSGYEEALVRYGLEVCRVWREQGHQDSCAASLIAGYAAGRPGAHVRDQPALAAAGELPPWLGDEAFHRSHQSALVRKDPGTYAAAFPGVPDDLPYVWPSSDREGAQT; translated from the coding sequence ATGCAGACCTTCCTGCCCGATGCCGACTTCCGGTGCTCCGCACTGCTCCTGGACCGTCGCCGCTTGGGAAAGCAGCGGGTCGAGGCCCTTCAGGTCCTTCGCGGCCTGACCGTTCCGGGGTACGGCTGGCGCAGGCACCCGGCTGTGCGCATGTGGAGCGGATACGAGGAGGCTCTGGTCCGCTACGGGCTCGAGGTCTGTCGGGTCTGGCGCGAGCAGGGGCACCAGGACAGCTGTGCCGCGTCATTGATCGCTGGATACGCAGCAGGCCGTCCGGGTGCTCACGTGCGCGATCAGCCGGCACTCGCCGCCGCGGGGGAGCTGCCCCCGTGGCTCGGTGACGAGGCCTTCCACCGCAGCCACCAGTCCGCGCTCGTCCGCAAGGACCCGGGCACGTACGCGGCCGCGTTCCCCGGCGTCCCGGACGATCTGCCGTACGTGTGGCCGTCCTCCGACCGGGAAGGGGCGCAGACCTGA
- a CDS encoding hydrophobic protein codes for MVPLLLVLLLALILFGAGFALKALWWIAVIVLIVWLLGFVVRSADGAGRKGRWYRW; via the coding sequence ATGGTTCCCCTGCTTCTGGTTCTTCTGCTGGCTCTGATCCTCTTCGGCGCGGGCTTCGCCCTGAAGGCGCTGTGGTGGATCGCGGTGATCGTGCTCATCGTGTGGCTGCTGGGCTTCGTCGTCCGTTCCGCGGACGGTGCGGGCCGCAAGGGCCGCTGGTACCGCTGGTAG
- a CDS encoding SpoIIE family protein phosphatase has product MNVQEQPVERDAKTDAETGVSAPLPPADVSGDVPASSPVGRLAATVERLRREVRVAQAEADGRALIELAKGILVERLGCGPAQAARQLAELSEQAQVTPLELAVDVINQAARDRVAEVTEAFLSATADPSAPVEGSAAVRLRAAESGVLAARDTQAMADSLLEHALRPLGAAAVAIWAVGSDGSLTLAGSAGFAPAEAARWRYVPPDVATVARRGLTEPGGQWLSSLAGSGLPTIGRREYTDGARIAVPAGTGGRIHGILEIAWPKPEGPLPRPVLRQVETLAELCAHTLEDFVPSAEAMREPRVVPDVAELMDLADGLHDPALVLVPHLDDAGHLVDFRIQHANSRFLDPAGRPRAVVAGALLLEAYPMAADVSELFQRVERVYATGEPFRAQRMRLTALVDQVPLSAVADISISRHGSSVLLIWRIEDETARLASLLQHAQRLGRIGGFEENLLTGEITWNGQLFSLYGRPPSSSPVALEDLPAYSHPDDAVQIGRFLRTLLHHRKPASAAFRLQRPDGVTRHMRVVAEPVLDTDGQLFGVRGAYQDISAQHWTEVALAATRDQLAHTEQQAVERNRLALQLQHAIMPPAQEPLRVPGLQVAVRYRPAETEHLVGGDWYDAVVLPSGLVLLCVGDVAGHGIEAATSMVVLRNALRGLAVTGAGPAQLLSWLNIVAHHLNGAVTATAVCGLYDRERRTLRWARAGHLPPVLVREADATTLPRLGGLLLGALPEAVYEEAEVDLAAGDTLLMYTDGLIERRDRSVEESLSHLLDTARQGPRTLDQHLDRLLTYSKSDTDDDTCIVGIRVD; this is encoded by the coding sequence GTGAACGTCCAGGAACAACCCGTCGAACGGGACGCGAAGACCGACGCGGAAACCGGTGTGTCCGCGCCCCTGCCACCGGCGGACGTGTCGGGCGACGTCCCCGCGAGCTCGCCGGTGGGCAGGCTGGCCGCCACCGTGGAGCGGTTGCGCCGCGAGGTACGCGTCGCACAGGCCGAGGCGGACGGCCGGGCGCTGATCGAACTGGCCAAGGGCATCCTGGTCGAGCGGCTGGGCTGCGGCCCCGCCCAGGCAGCCCGGCAACTCGCCGAACTGAGCGAGCAGGCGCAGGTGACACCGCTGGAACTCGCGGTGGACGTCATCAACCAGGCGGCCAGGGACCGGGTCGCGGAGGTGACCGAGGCGTTCCTGTCCGCCACCGCCGACCCCTCGGCTCCGGTCGAGGGCTCCGCCGCCGTGCGGTTGCGAGCGGCCGAGAGCGGCGTGCTGGCCGCCCGCGACACCCAGGCAATGGCCGACTCGTTGCTCGAGCACGCCCTGCGTCCGCTCGGCGCCGCAGCCGTGGCCATCTGGGCGGTCGGCTCGGACGGCTCGCTGACCCTCGCGGGCAGCGCCGGGTTCGCGCCCGCGGAGGCGGCCCGCTGGCGCTACGTACCGCCCGACGTGGCCACGGTGGCCCGGCGCGGGCTGACCGAGCCCGGCGGGCAGTGGCTGTCCTCCCTCGCCGGCTCCGGGCTGCCCACGATCGGCCGGCGGGAGTACACCGACGGCGCCCGGATCGCCGTACCGGCCGGCACGGGCGGCCGGATCCACGGGATTCTGGAGATCGCCTGGCCCAAGCCTGAGGGCCCGCTGCCGCGCCCGGTGCTGCGGCAGGTGGAGACCCTCGCCGAGCTGTGTGCGCACACCCTGGAGGACTTCGTGCCCTCCGCCGAGGCCATGCGGGAGCCCCGGGTGGTGCCGGACGTGGCGGAGCTGATGGACCTGGCGGACGGACTCCACGACCCGGCCCTGGTGCTCGTGCCGCACCTCGACGACGCCGGGCACCTCGTCGACTTCCGCATCCAGCACGCCAACAGCCGTTTCCTCGACCCTGCGGGCCGGCCCCGGGCCGTCGTCGCCGGCGCCCTGCTGCTGGAGGCCTACCCGATGGCCGCCGACGTCAGCGAACTGTTCCAGCGCGTGGAGCGGGTGTACGCCACCGGCGAGCCGTTCCGCGCACAGCGGATGCGGCTGACCGCCCTGGTCGACCAGGTTCCGCTCTCCGCGGTCGCCGACATCAGCATCAGCCGCCACGGCTCCAGCGTGCTGCTCATCTGGCGCATCGAGGACGAGACCGCGCGCCTGGCCAGTCTGCTGCAGCACGCCCAACGGCTCGGCCGGATCGGCGGTTTCGAGGAGAACCTGCTGACCGGTGAGATCACCTGGAACGGCCAGCTGTTCAGCCTCTACGGCCGCCCGCCCTCCAGCTCCCCCGTCGCCCTGGAGGACCTGCCCGCGTACTCCCACCCGGACGACGCCGTCCAGATCGGGCGGTTCCTGCGCACCCTGCTGCACCACCGAAAGCCGGCTTCGGCCGCCTTCCGGCTGCAGCGTCCGGACGGTGTCACGCGGCACATGCGCGTGGTCGCCGAACCGGTCCTCGACACCGACGGCCAGCTGTTCGGCGTCCGCGGCGCCTATCAGGACATCTCCGCCCAGCACTGGACCGAGGTGGCCCTCGCCGCGACCCGCGACCAACTCGCCCACACCGAGCAGCAGGCCGTCGAGCGCAACCGGCTGGCCCTCCAGCTGCAGCACGCGATCATGCCTCCGGCGCAGGAACCGCTGCGGGTGCCGGGCCTGCAGGTGGCGGTGCGTTACCGGCCCGCCGAGACGGAACATCTCGTCGGTGGCGACTGGTACGACGCCGTGGTGCTGCCCTCGGGACTGGTGCTGCTGTGCGTCGGCGACGTCGCCGGCCACGGGATCGAGGCGGCCACCAGCATGGTGGTGCTGCGCAACGCGTTGCGTGGTCTCGCCGTCACTGGGGCCGGGCCGGCGCAGTTGCTGTCCTGGCTGAACATCGTCGCCCACCATCTGAACGGCGCGGTCACCGCGACCGCGGTGTGCGGTCTGTACGACCGCGAGCGCCGTACGCTGCGCTGGGCGCGGGCGGGGCATCTGCCGCCGGTCCTGGTGCGCGAGGCCGACGCCACCACGCTGCCCAGGCTGGGCGGTCTGCTGCTGGGCGCCCTGCCCGAGGCGGTGTACGAGGAGGCCGAGGTGGACCTTGCCGCGGGCGACACCCTTCTCATGTACACCGACGGGCTGATCGAGCGCCGGGACCGCTCGGTGGAGGAATCCCTGTCCCATCTTCTGGACACCGCGCGTCAGGGACCCCGGACGCTCGACCAGCATCTCGACCGGCTGCTCACCTACAGCAAGTCCGACACCGACGACGACACCTGCATCGTGGGCATCAGGGTCGACTGA
- a CDS encoding SPW repeat protein has product MTTSPRPSMETHPDIVDMQRRHEMAERTTSTPKGQAIETVALLTGLYLAASPWITGFNALSTLAVSNLLTGIAYAVLMSGGFGRAYERTHGMAWACCALGIWAIIAPWVVAGNVDTTKTIVNNVITGALALLLAMAASAAVRAAESSHARRDMPAAYTNTPGRS; this is encoded by the coding sequence ATGACCACTTCTCCCCGGCCGTCGATGGAAACGCACCCGGACATTGTGGACATGCAACGCAGGCACGAGATGGCCGAGCGCACCACGAGCACCCCCAAGGGGCAGGCCATCGAAACCGTGGCACTGCTCACTGGCCTGTACCTGGCGGCGTCGCCCTGGATCACGGGCTTCAACGCTCTGTCGACACTGGCCGTCAGCAACCTCCTCACGGGAATCGCCTACGCGGTCCTGATGAGCGGAGGATTCGGGCGCGCCTACGAACGCACACACGGCATGGCGTGGGCATGCTGTGCGCTGGGCATATGGGCCATCATCGCCCCCTGGGTGGTCGCCGGTAACGTCGACACGACGAAGACGATCGTGAACAACGTCATCACCGGCGCGCTGGCCCTCCTGCTGGCCATGGCCGCCAGCGCAGCGGTCCGAGCAGCGGAGTCGTCCCACGCGCGCCGCGATATGCCGGCGGCCTACACCAACACCCCCGGCCGAAGCTGA
- a CDS encoding PP2C family protein-serine/threonine phosphatase, with protein sequence MVQASHTVTLEQLPDLVAEHAAEAGLLDVAVYVVDIRETVLRRLTGKGGDAAGGGEEFAVQGSLPGEAYQRVDVLAESASAGAPGGRRRWWVAVTDGVERLGVLRADSDTDDEPIRDVLRDLASTTALLLLSKRSFSDSYARLVRTEAMNVAAEMQWNLTPPPAYAGHDATVGAVMEPAYQVGGDAFDYAVAGTTLHLGVFDAMGHDTTAGITANVAVAACRNARRQGASLTETSEQVERVLLEQFSTSRYVTAILAELDMVSGRLTWINRGHLLPILIRDNRWTIELTCPPAGPMGTDLGLSVTECTEHLQPGDRLLLYTDGITEARDARGDVFGRDRFVGFIRRHHAGRHTLHETLRRLMAAVMDHNDGRLADDATVLLTEWRGGHQDELTP encoded by the coding sequence ATGGTCCAGGCCAGCCATACCGTCACGCTGGAGCAGCTTCCGGACCTGGTCGCCGAGCACGCCGCCGAGGCCGGGCTCTTGGACGTGGCCGTCTACGTCGTCGACATCCGTGAGACGGTGCTGCGTCGGCTCACCGGCAAGGGGGGTGACGCCGCCGGCGGTGGTGAGGAGTTCGCCGTACAGGGCAGTCTGCCCGGTGAGGCGTACCAGCGCGTGGACGTGCTCGCTGAATCCGCATCGGCCGGCGCACCGGGCGGCCGGCGGCGGTGGTGGGTGGCCGTCACCGATGGCGTGGAGCGTCTGGGCGTGCTCCGGGCCGACAGCGACACGGATGACGAGCCGATCCGTGACGTCCTGCGCGACCTGGCGTCGACGACGGCATTGCTGCTGCTCAGCAAGCGTTCCTTCAGCGATTCCTACGCGCGGCTGGTACGCACCGAGGCGATGAACGTCGCCGCCGAGATGCAGTGGAACCTCACTCCTCCTCCCGCCTATGCCGGACATGACGCCACCGTGGGCGCGGTGATGGAACCGGCGTACCAGGTCGGGGGCGACGCCTTCGACTACGCCGTCGCCGGCACGACGCTGCATCTGGGCGTCTTCGACGCCATGGGCCATGACACGACCGCCGGTATCACCGCGAACGTCGCCGTGGCCGCCTGCCGCAACGCCCGCCGCCAGGGAGCGTCGCTGACCGAGACCAGCGAGCAGGTCGAACGGGTCCTGCTGGAACAGTTCAGCACCAGCCGTTACGTCACCGCCATCCTGGCCGAGCTCGACATGGTCAGCGGGCGCCTGACCTGGATCAATCGCGGTCATCTCCTCCCCATCCTCATCCGTGACAACCGCTGGACCATCGAGCTCACCTGCCCGCCGGCCGGCCCCATGGGTACCGATCTCGGGCTGTCGGTGACCGAGTGCACCGAACACCTGCAACCCGGTGACCGCCTGCTGCTGTACACCGACGGGATCACCGAGGCCCGCGACGCCCGCGGTGACGTGTTCGGCCGGGACCGGTTCGTCGGCTTCATCCGCCGTCACCACGCGGGTCGGCACACCCTGCACGAGACCCTGCGCCGGCTCATGGCGGCTGTCATGGACCACAACGACGGGCGGCTCGCCGACGACGCCACCGTCCTGCTCACCGAGTGGCGCGGCGGCCACCAGGACGAGCTCACCCCCTGA